Genomic segment of Pochonia chlamydosporia 170 chromosome 1, whole genome shotgun sequence:
TTGGCCCTTGTCGAAAcacttcttcctctttcaCACCCTCTTCAGCCATGATGTCGAGCGGAAGCAGTAGCGATGGCTCTCGGGTTACTGGTGCGTCCATGCCGGAAGGAGTTTTGACAGGTTGTCCTGGTGCAGCTAAGACGGGAATGCCTCGCAGGACAGCAATGATGCCGCAGGCTTTGCCAATGTGGCTCGCTAGGTGATCGATGTGCATTGACCGCAGTGGCATGGACGCCAACGTTGCATACATCATGGTTGAGTATGTATTTTCAGCATAATCCTCCAGTGCTGCGAGGTTGGTATACGGGCGGCCATCCATGTACTTTTCTCTCGTCTTGACCAGTCGCGATACCCAGAATTTTATAGACTTCTTCGTCGCGTTGCCTGCTCGAGCTTCCAACCCCATGAGAGCTTGGTGTAGTAAGATGCAAATTGGTTCCCGTGGTGGATTTCCGGCAAAGGTCTTGTCGATGGATTCTTGCCAGAACTTGATGCGCAGAGCACCGATAGCTGGGTTCGATACAATTTCAGGGAGACGAACCAGCTCCAGGTTGAGTGCCCTGAGAGCAGCGTAGGTGTCTTGAACTGGGGACGGTACGAATCGTCGTATTAGATGCGCATCATAATCACTTGTCCTAGGGAGAAACGTTAGCAGAAGACTCTCAAGCGACAACGACAAGAGGTGACACCCACTGGAGCTGCCTCAAGCAGTATCCTCTTGCTGATTCCACATCGGCATCGGTCACATATCCACGACAGTTTGGTTTCGCGTATGCAAGCCTTCGCAGGCCATTGCAGATGACTTGGGGACGGCGCATCAAGGGTAGCTGGAAAAGGACGGTCGCCGATAGCCTGGCTTgtgctgaggatgaggtaAAATTATCTCACGGAAGACAATCGCATAGACCAATAATGGGTATTGCATTAGCCATCAATTGGGTCCATTGGATGGAGTAAAACTATTTTGTCGATGTAATCGAGCTTCCAGTCCCAAAAAAATTACAGTGGGGTGACGTAGCTGGACCTCATGTggagggacatggagtctgtgctcaacattgaaccagttgaccttaAGCATGCTGCCAGCATGGGTGCTGGAAGCCACTAAGACGCGATCACATGACCGCTAACACGCTTCGTCGCGCCTGCTGTCAGAGTGAACGTCTGGCGCGTCTCCCCACTAATTGATTCATCCCGcctcaagagcttcaagttgACTACTCGTGCTGCCTGGCATACACAACCAGAGGCGTGCCTATCGACACTTGCGCATTGCCAATGAGTGCTCTGGACCATGGAGTTTGGAGCGTCGCAAGAGCCTCCGCCAAAGAAAAGGAGGTTTTTCAGGGACACGGGTGAAGAATCCTCTGACCCGATTCACCAGAGTCCCAAACAGAGCTCTtcgccaacaccagccaAGGAAATCTTCAGAGACCCCGACCAAGTTAAGACGGAACACGATTCACGAATCGTTCTTGCTGAACTTTCCGAAAATGGCACaccaaatgtcaagtctgagTCGTCTCAGCCGACGCCTGTGCAAGATGCCGATACACCCATGAGCTTCGACAAAGACATGTTCGAAGCCTTCATTGGCGACAAAGTCAGCAACGAAGTACTCAATATCATTCGAGATATTTGTGGCGACAACCTTGAAAGAGCTGTTAATATGTATTTCGATGGCACGTACAAAAAATTCCAAACTAAACAGCCATTCGGATCGCTGGCCCAACGGTCAGCCACTTCCCGAACCACCAACGCAGAACCGAACCAAGAATCTACACCAGCAACTGTATCTCCCTCCCGAGGAACCATGCCACGAAAACGGTACATAGGTGCTTTTGGTGTAGAAGGCTGGACTACTCGAAGTGGAACCAATATTCTCAAGCATGGTGATGTTATCAAGATCGAGCGCCAGAAaatccaaccaccacagccgCCCAAGATAAAAAATAAACTGGGTGTTGTCAGTTCACCGTCTCCTAGGCCCAATACAGCGGCTTCAAGAAGAGTCGATGTGATTGTTCGTTTCACTAATCAGTCCGGAATGGAAATCGGCCGGTTGGCTAAAGACACGGCGAATTGGGTGTCAACATTGATGGATCAAAATGTGTGCCATTTCGAGGGAAACTGTGTATACTCACCTGAGAGACTGCGAACCAATGATACCGTGTTCTTGCAGCTGAGGTGCTCACTGCTAAACTCGGCCTTCGATAACCGCAGCTTTAAGCTTGCCGATGACCGACCCAGCAACTTTTTCGAGCAGAGCGAGACTACGGATGAGAAAGCACTACGGCTCCGTCAGGTTGCATTAGTAAGACTCTTCCAGGAGATCAATCTGCAGCCGACCCGAACAAATGCAGCGGCCAAGGATGGCAGGAAGGGTCTGCTTCAGGCCGCTGAAATGGACGAAGAAAAACAACGggaagccaagaaggcagCTGTGCAAGGCAAAGAACCAGAATCAGCGGCCAATTCGTCCGATACGGAGGAAGGAGAGGAGCTTGAGCAAGATCAGCTGGATGCCCTGTATAAGAAGGCGCAATGCTTTGACTTCAACACGCCAGAAGCCGAGCCTGCCGACACCTTCGCCATGACTCTGCGGCCTTATCAAAAACAGTCTCTACACTGGTTGATGGCGAAAGAAAAGGACGAGAGGAGTAATCGAGAACCTTCCATGCATCCGCTCTGGGAAGAGTATGAATGGCCCACAAGAGATGTTG
This window contains:
- a CDS encoding squalene/phytoene synthase (similar to Cordyceps militaris CM01 XP_006673248.1), translating into MRRPQVICNGLRRLAYAKPNCRGYVTDADVESARGYCLRQLQTSDYDAHLIRRFVPSPVQDTYAALRALNLELVRLPEIVSNPAIGALRIKFWQESIDKTFAGNPPREPICILLHQALMGLEARAGNATKKSIKFWVSRLVKTREKYMDGRPYTNLAALEDYAENTYSTMMYATLASMPLRSMHIDHLASHIGKACGIIAVLRGIPVLAAPGQPVKTPSGMDAPVTREPSLLLPLDIMAEEGVKEEEVFRQGPNAPGLQDAVFKVATRANDHVITAQEMLKRLKAGEDPGHEFEHEGEAEHVYLEESDTAKEIRQSFGVLLEAIPASHYLENLEKANFDPFAVKTGGWRLPWRIWQSLSKQTI